Within the Longimicrobiaceae bacterium genome, the region CGGCTCCGCTCTGGAGGACGGTCTGAATCTCCTGCCAGACCTCGTCGCCGGGCTGAAACAGCGAGAGGGTGCTTCCGAGCCTATTACGCGAGGAGGGGGTGAGCGCGTCGCGGCTGACGCGACCCTTCCACTGCACGTGTCTCAGGTGGTCGTAGTCAGGTAGCACGTCCTTGCGGTACTCGTAGTCGCTTACCACGGTGCCCACGAGGTACTCCCGCCGTGCGGGATCGTAGGTGACGATGTCGTCGCCTTTGGCGATGACGTGCCGGAACTTGTAAGCCATGCTTGCGGAGTTCGGGATGGCACCCGTTTTCACGTCTGGATCGGCGGCGACGCGTTCCTTGAACTCGTCGATCTCCCGCAGGTGGGTGAAATCGCCTGCACCTCGCCATCCCATGCCGACTACCCCGGCCTTATCGAAAGCAGGGGCGAGATATCCTCCCTCACCCGCACGGACTATCCAGAAGTTGCTCATATGAAGACCAGCGAAAGTTGATGGAGACGCTCAGTTCTGTGGCGGCAGGAAGATGTCGCGGAGTGGCGACTTCCGACAGGCCGGTCGCTGACAGGGCTGGTGGCCGGGATTGTGCCGCGGGAGAAGTCTGCATCAATCGTCCAAATCAACATCGAGGAGCATGCTGATGGATACTCGTCCGCTTGGAAGCACCGGGCCGCAGGTCTCCGCCGTCGGGCTGGGATGCATGGGGATGTCGGACCTGTACGGGCCGGCTGACCGCACCGAGAGCATCGCCACGGTGCACGCCGCGCTGGATGCGGGCATAAACCTGCTGGACACGGGCGACTTCTACGGCATGGGGCACAACGAGCTGCTGATCCGCGAGGCGCTGCAGGGCCGCCGCCGCGAGGACGTGCTGATCAGCGTGAAGTTCGGCGCCATGCGCGACCCGAAGAACGGCTGGGTAGGCTACGATGCGCGGCCCGCCGCGGTGAAGAACTTCCTCACGTATAGCCTGCGCCGGCTCGGCACGGACTACATCGACGTCTACCGGCCCGCGCGGCTGGACCCGGCGGTGCCCATCGAGGACACGGTGGGCGCCATCGCGGAGATGATCCAGGCCGGGTACGTGCGCCACGTGGGCCTCTCGGAGATGGGCGCGGAGACGATCCGGCGGGCGCACGCGGTGCACCCCGTCGCGGACTTGCAGATCGAGTATTCGCTCATCTCCCGCGGCATCGAAGGCGAGATCCTGCCCACGTGCCGCGAGCTGGGCGTGGCGATCACCGCGTACGGCGTGCTGTCGCGTGGCCTGCTCAGCGGCCACTGGTCGACGGACCGCGCCGCCGCGCCGGGCGATTTCCGCGCGCATAGTCCGCGGTTCAGCGGCGAGAACCTGGCGCACAACCTGGGTCTGGTGGATGCGCTCCGCGGCATCGCCGAAGCCAAGGGCGCCACCGTCGCGCAGGTCGCGATTGCTTGGGTGCTCGCGCAGGGCGGCGACATCGTCCCGCTCATCGGCGCCCGGCGCCGCGACCGGCTGACGGAGGCACTGGGGGCGCTGGACCTAGAGCTCTCGGCAGACGACCTCGCGGAGATCGAGCGCGCAGTTCCGGCCGATGCCGCGGCCGGCGACCGCTACGCCCCGCAGCAGATGGCGATGCTCGACAGCGAGCGGAAGCGCGGGTGAGGCAGAAGAATGCGAGGATATTCCGTCAAGCGTCTGATCCGATCGACAGGGAATCCGCGAAACGATTT harbors:
- a CDS encoding aldo/keto reductase, which encodes MDTRPLGSTGPQVSAVGLGCMGMSDLYGPADRTESIATVHAALDAGINLLDTGDFYGMGHNELLIREALQGRRREDVLISVKFGAMRDPKNGWVGYDARPAAVKNFLTYSLRRLGTDYIDVYRPARLDPAVPIEDTVGAIAEMIQAGYVRHVGLSEMGAETIRRAHAVHPVADLQIEYSLISRGIEGEILPTCRELGVAITAYGVLSRGLLSGHWSTDRAAAPGDFRAHSPRFSGENLAHNLGLVDALRGIAEAKGATVAQVAIAWVLAQGGDIVPLIGARRRDRLTEALGALDLELSADDLAEIERAVPADAAAGDRYAPQQMAMLDSERKRG